The genomic region agtactgccaaaaaaaaagcctgttccccagggtcacacgcgcccccccaggaatagcaccgcgccccccaaggggggcgcgccccactatttgagaagcactgcattattgtAACAGAgcatcgctgaaatttagaaaatttgCCAAAATTTAAGTGCAAATTTTGACAAGCACAACGGAGTACATGATTCTCTCCACAGGGTTATATGGGCCTCCCTGTTTTTCCCCTCATCTTCTCCTCTACcaccctttcccttcaataaaccctggggTTTATTTTTTACCATGTATAGATGCAGACTTGTCACCTTGGCTCTTGCAGCGTTTTGCCATAGAAAGATGCTAAGATTTGTCTTTGCAAATTTATTAAACATGTTGACAAGCACTACTTTGGAGTACATGATTGGAAACACTGAAAGTTACATCATGTTCAAAAGGGTTAAATAGGTTAGGCAGTGACAAACGTTATGCTTAGTTGAAAATCCTCAAACCAAACTTCGACGGCGTTAGTTCAAGACAAGACACTGTACGACTGAGTGCAACATCACCAGCAACAGAAGAGCAAAACTTATCAACACCGATCTGACACAAAATAATGAtgctttgttttcttggatTTTCCAGACTTTTTGAGTTAgtttttttctacatttcaaTGGACACGAGGCAAACTTCAAAACACGACACTGTACAATTGAGTGCAACATCACCATCAACAAAAGAGCAAGTCATCAACACTGATCTGACACAAAATAAATGGCGCTTTGTTTTCTTGGATTTTCCAGACATTGACACAAAATAAGTGGCGCTTTGTTTTCTTGGACTTTCCAGACtttttgagggttttttttacatttcattggACACGAGGCAAACTTCAAAACACGACACTGTACAATTGAGTGCTGAACTGACAGGGTGCACAAAAGAAATATGGCGCTATGTTGTCTTGGCAGACCTTTTCAAATTTTCTTGAAAGGCTTTTTTGACATATCACTGGACACACTCTGTATTTAACCTgagtaaatcatttttttttctttgctttctccTGACCCTCAGTAACACTCAGTAACTGCTTTTGATGTGGCAAACTTTGATGGATCTCTTACCAATGTTAACTTCTTCGGCACTGCGCTACACTGCTTGGTCTTGTACTCTTGTACTTGTCAGCGCCTCCCCTGCCAGGTTGATGGACTTGAGCGACACGTCCCCGTGCAGTTTCAGCAGCGTGACGCGTGGCAGGTCGTGCTCGTGGTGGTAGGCGTAGTATAGTCGGTGGTCCGCGGCAAGCACGTGGAAGCCACGCTCGTCGCACTGGATGACGATCTGAAGGACAGCAGCAATTAGGTGGCTCGCAGCATGGCGCTGGCGAGTGTGCGCGCGAACGTAACCTCGAAATTGACTCCAGGTTGCAGGGGGGCCTCGAGCAGCTGGTTCTGTTGCTTAACGCCCTGGTCGCTGGCCAGTTTGGAGGTCAGCGAGATGGTTTTGGTCAAGACGTCCAGCTCGACCTGGAGGGCTATTTTGCCATCGCCGTAGAGGAGGTTGGCTTGGAAGCTGCAAGCAAAGCACAAATGTTGTCGCCACCATTCTCGGGGGCCTGCCTCGTGGATGTTCCCGCTCGTCTCTCGTGAAGGCTTTGGCCTTCTCTGGGTGTGCCTCGTACCCCTTTGTCTTCTCGTTGCCTTGCCCGCTGATGGCGATGGTGCTCCCCACCTGGAGCCCTTCCATCATTTCCACCTGTAGGTCCTTGCACTGCACGGACACGCAATCGTAGTGCCATCAACGCACGTGTGACAAGATGAAGgaccagctaaaaaaaaaaagcgtttgCGTGGTACTCACACTGCCAGCTGACATGAAGAACAAGAGTTTGGAATCGGTCCGTTCCACCTGCTGCTTGGCTTCCACCTGCGGCTCGGCTTGACTGGCAAGCGGGTAATGCGCTTTGGGGATTTTGCACACGAAGCGATTGAGCTGCGCGCAGGACATTCGCTTCCATCGTCCCGTCTGAAAAGACAAAGGGGGGCGTGTGGTTCAGTGGGCCGTGCAGGCATGCGTGCAAATAGTCATCGCTCCTGCGCGCACCTCGTAGGCCACCGCCACGCATTTCTCGTCCTCGTTGAGCCGGTTGTCGGGCTCCCCGGTGCCCCAGAAGGTCAAAGTCACAGGCTTGTGGTCCGACCACACAAACATGCCGGGAACGGCCAGGTCGTTGAGTCCGGTCCACGTGTCGCCAGCGTCTGCAGAGGACAGGCGGGACATAAGATCTTTGGAAGCGGCGTCAGAGAGCATGGCTCGGTCTGCGCACCAAAGTACAAGGTCGTTCTCAGCCACTCCTGCTCCACCTGGGAGCCAATGGACACGAGTTGGGTGCCAACACTCCCGCAGGCGTGTTGAGCGTCGGCCCAGGTCTTTTTGTCGTCAAAAGCTTTGTAGCAAGAGCCCGCAAACTGGTCCCAGTCAGGTCCCGGACATCTCGTCTCTGCCCATGAGATGAAGTGAGATGTCATCATAAATAGCCGTGACAGCGCTCCGTAAACTCACCTCCGTCGGCAAAGGTGAAAGCCAAAGCCCCCATTTGGTCGGATCTGCGGAGATACGAGCGGTCGTTAGCTGGCTTCCGTCATCGGATCGAGCGGTGAAAACGGGCCACTCACTGTTTGGAGAAGATTTCGTTTTGGATGGAGTCGGTGAAGACATTCTGCGGCGGCGCTCTCAGCAAGGTGCACTCTCCTCCCGTCTTGTCACGAATGACGCCGGCGTGAACGGCGGCGGCGCAGATGTGAGAGTCCTGCGCTCACGGAAAACAGGCGTCAGAGTCGTCGGGGACGGGAAGGGACGTGGCGCCACCGTACCGCTTTGTACACCAACGTGCCGTAGACTTGGTGTTCCAACTTGGCACAACCCGGCGGACACAAGACCCTGCGGACGACACGACGGACGGCTGTTGTGAGATTTAAGGCGAAACCTCCGACACGCCGCGGCCACTCACGTTTTGGGATGGCCGTCGAAGCCGACGTCAGCGGGCCACTGGTCGCAGCTGATCATATCTGCGGAGGCAAGAGCGAGTTATAGTCTGTTTTTGACGGGAGGACCGGCGCAACGGCGCGCTCGCTCACTGCCAAGCTCGCATCCCAAGACGTCAAAGCGGATGCCGACGCTCCATCGGTAGTCCAGCGGGTAGATGCGCAGGTACTGGGCCATCACGGGCACGGTCAGCATCTGACTCCCGTCGGGAGCAAACTGGGAAGAAAGAGAGCAGCCGTAGCATTTGCATTTGCGGATGACAAAAGGTGCAAATCCGGACGGCTCAGCGGCTCCTCACTCACTTGCTGGGGGTGCTTGGTGTAGGCCCGTCCGTCCACACTGTGGCGCATCTCAAGTTTGGACCGGTACCCGTGGAAGGCCGATGGACACGGCTGGATGGCGAGGGCCGTCACCTGTTTGGTCTCACCGAAGTTCACCTCGATCCAGCTTATGACAGCTGAGGAAGGGCCGCGATTGATTAGTCAGCGTACGAGTGCCGGCGACCGCAGAGTTTTCTACATACAATTTGCTGACGGTTTCCAGCAGCTTTCCCCGTTCAGGCGCGCTTTGTCCGCGGTGAAGCCCCTCGCAAAGGAGGAGGCTTTCAGCTTCAAGTTTGTCAGGCTGCCTTGCGTGTTGCCCAGACTTTGAAAACACTCTTTTGGACAGCCAAAACAGTTATTTTTGTGCTCGACTGACTTACCTCATGCGTGGACGCTCGCAGCACCGTCTTGCGTGGTTTGGTGACACAACAATTCATATGGTgaagagaaaagagagaaaaggccTACCGTCTGCTTCGCAGGTGTAGATCATCTGGAGGTATTTGGAGATGTTGGGGCAGCGGTCCTCCTTCATGGGCTTGATGAGGCACTGGCGATAGTTGTCGCATTCTTTCTTGTAGTGAAGGAGGGCGCCTTCCAGCGAACATTTGCCTGCGAGCGAGCAGCCAGTTGCACGTCAGCCTGGCGCTGCTGCCCAAAACCAAAGGACGGATGGCCTCCTACCGTCTGATCCCATTTGGGTTGGGCAGACGTTACGGCTCCTCCGTCCGTAGAAGGCCGACTGGATGCGGATGGCTTTGCCCTCGGGACAGGTGGCGCGGCCGTCCGCGTTCTTGCATACCTCGAGCTTGACGAAGCCTGCGAGGGCAGGGTCGCTCATTTCTGGCTGCTATCTTTGCAAGTGGCAATTTCTTACCAGCGTGAGGCAGCGGAGCTGGTTGCGCTGTCGCCGCTGCAAGACCAAAGCCAAAGGTCAGCATGCCTTGAGATGGAGCGGGCCATCCCGTCCTACCTCTTctcttgcagatgtagcctcTCTTGTTCTCGCACATGTCAAATTTCCAGTGGCCGTTGTCAGTGATGAAAGAAAGACAGTCTCCGTTAGATTTGCTGTCATGGTGACCTGCAAGGTGGCAACAGAGACTAAGCCCATCACCCCAAGCGCTCAATACGACCGAGGCTCGAGACAAACCTGCGCTCGAGTGGAAGTAGCTGAACGGGGAGCCGTCGGCCCAGCTGCTGCCGTCCTCGGCGAGGGAGGCTTTGGCGTCCAGCCACAGGGAGGGAGATGTCAGTAGAGCCTTGCTGTGACCTTTGGATCAAAGTTTGAACATGGAGCGAGAGTGGACAACATCGTACAGAAGCTCGCACGTTTGTAGGCAACTCGGAACCGCCGTTTGGGGCACTGCGATGAGGCCCGCCAACATTGGCAAGGCCGTGTGGGCCCGTCGCGTAGGGGACACCTGCTCGGGATTGGAGGAAAACGCCACTCAAGTCCGTTTTGGGTGACGGTGAGCATCTGAACATGGCTAAATGCTCCAAAAGGGTTAACCAGGAAATATTGAACCATTGGTGGATTTGGATTTTGGCTCAGGCAACGCCAGACACATGAACAAGCGTAAAGCGAAGACACAATAGAGGGGAGACCACATTAAGAGATACAATAGGCAGACACAAAGtgagaaagacacacacacgcacccagcCGCCAGCCTACCATGTACAAAGGCCTGCTCATGGGAGTCGGTGATGGCGAGCAGGTCAGCCCCGTGGAGCTTGCAGTCGTCGCGCGCCTCTTTCCAGGTTTTGCGGACGCTTGCTCGCATCAGGTAGCAGACGTCGGTGGCGGGGTTGTCCAGCCACTCCCAGCCGCATTTGTCACTCCAGCCTGCAAGCCACAAGTAGGGAGAATTGCCACACAAGACGACATGCGGCTCCTTAACGTCGAGACGCCCACCCACCTGGGAGCTGCTGAGGTCGAATGCGCCGGGCTACAATGGTGCGAGAAGGAGCGCAAATGAGCACAAACTAAATGTGCCTGGTTGTGACGGTGCGTGACCTCCACCTTTTTGACAGGCGAACCCCTTTAGGTTATTGCATTTCATGGTGTAGACCTGTCCAGTCAGTGACACTGCCCCACAATCATCTGAGCCTGGATATCCCGGGTGCCACAGTGCTGGGTCCTGTGGACATTGGTGACATGCGCTTAGGTTGTTGCGCACTGCTACCTTCGGTCGTCAACATTTTTTTCACAAGCTCGCAACATGGCTACTGTCTTGAACTTTTAAAATAAGTCAATTCCAACATCTTTCTTCTGTCCATCATATTACATCTGGATTATtcgttcattttattttatcagaCACATTGATGATTTTGCTTTGAAATTTGCACTTTTGAATTCTTGTCAATGAGAACTTGCTTTTTTCTTCAACTGCCGTGATGGGCTACTTACCATAGCTGTTTTGTCACGCCACTCATACATCTTGATGTTCTTCTTCAGTCCCACATGAAGGTTGTCTTGCATGTGAGCTTGCAGAAGAAGAACAAGTTAGTGCCACAAGCGCAGCCAAACTTGACAGAAGTTGTTGCGTTGCATTCATcgccatttgtttgtttttttgtgctcaCCCATCAACCAATCGCCATCTTCCCATGAGTGGACACTTGCCAGGTGACCTCCCCATAAGACGCAGTCATCCTCGGCCGCCTGCCAAGTTTTCTCAGTGTTCTCAAATCGATAGCAGAAATGGCCGCGGAGGAAGTTGCCAGGGTCACAGGCAGAAGCTGAAGGCCCAAAGTCAGATTGAGGGGAAACTTGTGACGGGGCGGTGGT from Syngnathus typhle isolate RoL2023-S1 ecotype Sweden linkage group LG8, RoL_Styp_1.0, whole genome shotgun sequence harbors:
- the LOC133158454 gene encoding uncharacterized protein LOC133158454 isoform X3 gives rise to the protein MCKRSPGGCQEGQPCTKTAGLALTPVQTSACDPGNFLRGHFCYRFENTEKTWQAAEDDCVLWGGHLASVHSWEDGDWLMAHMQDNLHVGLKKNIKMYEWRDKTAMDPALWHPGYPGSDDCGAVSLTGQVYTMKCNNLKGFACQKARRIRPQQLPGWSDKCGWEWLDNPATDVCYLMRASVRKTWKEARDDCKLHGADLLAITDSHEQAFVHGHSKALLTSPSLWLDAKASLAEDGSSWADGSPFSYFHSSAGHHDSKSNGDCLSFITDNGHWKFDMCENKRGYICKRRAATAQPAPLPHAGFVKLEVCKNADGRATCPEGKAIRIQSAFYGRRSRNVCPTQMGSDGKCSLEGALLHYKKECDNYRQCLIKPMKEDRCPNISKYLQMIYTCEADECFQSLGNTQGSLTNLKLKASSFARGFTADKARLNGESCWKPSANSVISWIEVNFGETKQVTALAIQPCPSAFHGYRSKLEMRHSVDGRAYTKHPQQFAPDGSQMLTVPVMAQYLRIYPLDYRWSVGIRFDVLGCELGNMISCDQWPADVGFDGHPKTVLCPPGCAKLEHQVYGTLVYKADSHICAAAVHAGVIRDKTGGECTLLRAPPQNVFTDSIQNEIFSKQSDQMGALAFTFADGETRCPGPDWDQFAGSCYKAFDDKKTWADAQHACGSVGTQLVSIGSQVEQEWLRTTLYFDAGDTWTGLNDLAVPGMFVWSDHKPVTLTFWGTGEPDNRLNEDEKCVAVAYETGRWKRMSCAQLNRFVCKIPKAHYPLASQAEPQVEAKQQVERTDSKLLFFMSAGSCKDLQVEMMEGLQVGSTIAISGQGNEKTKGFQANLLYGDGKIALQVELDVLTKTISLTSKLASDQGVKQQNQLLEAPLQPGVNFEIVIQCDERGFHVLAADHRLYYAYHHEHDLPRVTLLKLHGDVSLKSINLAGEALTSTRVQDQAV
- the LOC133158454 gene encoding uncharacterized protein LOC133158454 isoform X1, with the protein product MQASLLLSACTAQAARLDIMSIAALVAFALTLGARTTFCEGISCAPGWEAFSSSCYKKMVDPNGWLGARFHCVLEGGDLVSFSSSAEEDFVKGKMGARSFWIGLSNLECNHKLCPQVSGKELKWTDNTLLDHSNWAPVEAASTKLESCAYVLQDAHKEYHPGKWRKVSCESSLAYMCKRSPGGCQEGQPCTKTAGLALTPVQTSACDPGNFLRGHFCYRFENTEKTWQAAEDDCVLWGGHLASVHSWEDGDWLMAHMQDNLHVGLKKNIKMYEWRDKTAMDPALWHPGYPGSDDCGAVSLTGQVYTMKCNNLKGFACQKARRIRPQQLPGWSDKCGWEWLDNPATDVCYLMRASVRKTWKEARDDCKLHGADLLAITDSHEQAFVHGHSKALLTSPSLWLDAKASLAEDGSSWADGSPFSYFHSSAGHHDSKSNGDCLSFITDNGHWKFDMCENKRGYICKRRAATAQPAPLPHAGFVKLEVCKNADGRATCPEGKAIRIQSAFYGRRSRNVCPTQMGSDGKCSLEGALLHYKKECDNYRQCLIKPMKEDRCPNISKYLQMIYTCEADECFQSLGNTQGSLTNLKLKASSFARGFTADKARLNGESCWKPSANSVISWIEVNFGETKQVTALAIQPCPSAFHGYRSKLEMRHSVDGRAYTKHPQQFAPDGSQMLTVPVMAQYLRIYPLDYRWSVGIRFDVLGCELGNMISCDQWPADVGFDGHPKTVLCPPGCAKLEHQVYGTLVYKADSHICAAAVHAGVIRDKTGGECTLLRAPPQNVFTDSIQNEIFSKQSDQMGALAFTFADGETRCPGPDWDQFAGSCYKAFDDKKTWADAQHACGSVGTQLVSIGSQVEQEWLRTTLYFDAGDTWTGLNDLAVPGMFVWSDHKPVTLTFWGTGEPDNRLNEDEKCVAVAYETGRWKRMSCAQLNRFVCKIPKAHYPLASQAEPQVEAKQQVERTDSKLLFFMSAGSCKDLQVEMMEGLQVGSTIAISGQGNEKTKGFQANLLYGDGKIALQVELDVLTKTISLTSKLASDQGVKQQNQLLEAPLQPGVNFEIVIQCDERGFHVLAADHRLYYAYHHEHDLPRVTLLKLHGDVSLKSINLAGEALTSTRVQDQAV
- the LOC133158454 gene encoding uncharacterized protein LOC133158454 isoform X2; translation: MSIAALVAFALTLGARTTFCEGISCAPGWEAFSSSCYKKMVDPNGWLGARFHCVLEGGDLVSFSSSAEEDFVKGKMGARSFWIGLSNLECNHKLCPQVSGKELKWTDNTLLDHSNWAPVEAASTKLESCAYVLQDAHKEYHPGKWRKVSCESSLAYMCKRSPGGCQEGQPCTKTAGLALTPVQTSACDPGNFLRGHFCYRFENTEKTWQAAEDDCVLWGGHLASVHSWEDGDWLMAHMQDNLHVGLKKNIKMYEWRDKTAMDPALWHPGYPGSDDCGAVSLTGQVYTMKCNNLKGFACQKARRIRPQQLPGWSDKCGWEWLDNPATDVCYLMRASVRKTWKEARDDCKLHGADLLAITDSHEQAFVHGHSKALLTSPSLWLDAKASLAEDGSSWADGSPFSYFHSSAGHHDSKSNGDCLSFITDNGHWKFDMCENKRGYICKRRAATAQPAPLPHAGFVKLEVCKNADGRATCPEGKAIRIQSAFYGRRSRNVCPTQMGSDGKCSLEGALLHYKKECDNYRQCLIKPMKEDRCPNISKYLQMIYTCEADECFQSLGNTQGSLTNLKLKASSFARGFTADKARLNGESCWKPSANSVISWIEVNFGETKQVTALAIQPCPSAFHGYRSKLEMRHSVDGRAYTKHPQQFAPDGSQMLTVPVMAQYLRIYPLDYRWSVGIRFDVLGCELGNMISCDQWPADVGFDGHPKTVLCPPGCAKLEHQVYGTLVYKADSHICAAAVHAGVIRDKTGGECTLLRAPPQNVFTDSIQNEIFSKQSDQMGALAFTFADGETRCPGPDWDQFAGSCYKAFDDKKTWADAQHACGSVGTQLVSIGSQVEQEWLRTTLYFDAGDTWTGLNDLAVPGMFVWSDHKPVTLTFWGTGEPDNRLNEDEKCVAVAYETGRWKRMSCAQLNRFVCKIPKAHYPLASQAEPQVEAKQQVERTDSKLLFFMSAGSCKDLQVEMMEGLQVGSTIAISGQGNEKTKGFQANLLYGDGKIALQVELDVLTKTISLTSKLASDQGVKQQNQLLEAPLQPGVNFEIVIQCDERGFHVLAADHRLYYAYHHEHDLPRVTLLKLHGDVSLKSINLAGEALTSTRVQDQAV